One Mercurialis annua linkage group LG3, ddMerAnnu1.2, whole genome shotgun sequence DNA window includes the following coding sequences:
- the LOC126675105 gene encoding transcription factor bHLH30-like has translation MIAYFHNADSSSGSGYFSKLDPFARSLGEFNGVFKGGSAVSQALVLDSEKSELVKAPVDRVRKDGDSEAKVLAALKSHSEAERRRRERINAHLATLRGLVPSTEKMDKATLLAEVISHVKELRKNAIEASKGLLIPMDDDEVKVEAYDNGEGDGTLYFKASICCDYRPELLSDIKQAIEALQLKMVDAEISTLGGRLTNVLFLTGCRNKIAVGDSESQKLVTQAIHRALNSVLEKGCILPEYLPRSSLANKRRKTGFFDSSSSSS, from the exons ATGATTGCTTACTTTCATAACGCTGATTCTTCTTCTGGGTCCGGTTATTTTAGCAAGCTGGATCCGTTTGCTCGTAGTTTAGGGGAGTTTAATGGGGTTTTCAAAGGTGGGTCTGCGGTATCTCAGGCTCTGGTGTTGGATAGTGAGAAGAGTGAGCTTGTTAAAGCTCCGGTTGATAGAGTTAGAAAAGATGGGGATTCTGAGGCTAAGGTTTTGGCTGCTTTGAAGAGTCATAGTGAGGCGGAGAGGCGGAGGAGAGAGCGGATTAATGCTCATCTTGCTACTCTTCGTGGCCTTGTTCCTTCCACAGAAAAG ATGGACAAAGCCACCTTACTGGCAGAAGTGATTAGTCATGTAAAAGAACTGAggaagaatgcaatagaagcCAGCAAAGGCCTTCTCATTCCGATGGATGACGATGAAGTGAAAGTTGAGGCTTACGACAATGGAGAAGGAGACGGAACTTTGTATTTTAAGGCATCGATATGTTGTGATTATCGACCAGAGCTTCTATCCGACATAAAACAAGCAATTGAGGCCCTGCAGTTGAAAATGGTGGATGCAGAAATATCAACCTTAGGTGGGCGGTTAACGAATGTGCTTTTCTTAACCGGCTGCAGAAACAAGATCGCTGTCGGTGATTCTGAATCACAGAAGCTTGTTACGCAAGCAATTCACCGAGCTTTGAATTCTGTTTTGGAGAAAGGTTGTATCTTGCCTGAATACTTGCCAAGATCATCACTTGCAAACAAGAGGAGGAAGACTGGTTTCTTCGATTCCTCCAGCTCGAGTTCTTGA
- the LOC126673548 gene encoding ketol-acid reductoisomerase, chloroplastic gives MAAAAAATSAATSASIAATAKSALSPPSSSLSKPNLSRSSLGFISTSAPALKPLLSSLPAKRNVPSNQKSPLVVQMVSAPSAAPTISLDFETSVFNKEKITLTGHDEYIVRGGRDLFPLLPSALKGIKQIGVIGWGSQGPAQAQNLRDSLTEAKSDIVVKIGLRKGSSSFAEARAAGFTEESGTLGEIYETIAGSDLVLLLISDAAQADNYEKIFSHMKPNSILGLSHGFLLGHLQSLGRDFPKNISVIAVCPKGMGPSVRRLYVQGKEINGAGINSSFAVHQDVDGRATDVALGWSVALGSPFTFATTLEQEYKSDIFGERGILLGGVHGIVECLFRRYTESGMNEDLAYKNTVECITGIVSKTISTKGMLAVYNSLSEEGKKDFETAYSASYYPCMDILYECYEDVASGSEIRSVVLAGRRFYEKEGLPAFPMGKIDQTRMWIVGERVRAVRPKGDLGPLYPFTAGVFVALMMAQIEVLRKKGHSYSEIINESLIEAVDSLNPFMHARGVSFMVDNCSTTARLGSRKWAPRFDYVLTQQAFVSVDAGTPINQDLISNFMSDPVHGAIKVCAELRPTVDISVPADADFVRPELRQGN, from the exons ATGGCAGCAGCCGCCGCCGCCACCTCCGCCGCCACCTCCGCCTCCATCGCCGCCACTGCCAAGTCAGCACTCTCTCCACCCTCCTCATCCCTCAGCAAACCCAACCTCTCAAGATCCTCATTAGGGTTTATATCCACGTCAGCACCCGCTTTAAAACCTCTCCTCTCTAGCCTACCCGCCAAACGAAATGTCCCATCCAATCAAAAGTCTCCACTTGTCGTTCAAATGGTGTCAGCTCCGTCGGCTGCTCCGACGATTTCTCTTGATTTTGAGACCTCTGTGTTCAACAAAGAGAAGATCACTTTAACTGGTCATGATGAA TATATTGTAAGAGGTGGGAGAGATTTGTTTCCTTTATTGCCTAGTGCCTTGAAGGGGATTAAGCAGATTGGTGTCATTGGCTGGGGCTCTCAG GGGCCAGCTCAAGCTCAGAATTTGAGGGATTCTCTTACTGAGGCAAAATCTGACATAGTAGTGAAG ATTGGGCTAAGGAAGGGATCAAGCTCTTTTGCTGAAGCTCGTGCAGCTGGATTCACTGAAGAGAGTGGAACTCTGGGGGAAATTTATGAAACTATCGCTGGCAGTGATCTTGTCTTGTTATTGATTTCAGATGCTGCCCAG GCAGATAACTATGAGAAGATATTCTCTCACATGAAACCAAACAGCATCCTTGGTCTTTCCCATGGTTTTCTTCTAGGACATTTGCAATCATTGGGACGTGATTTTCCTAAGAACATAAGCGTTATTGCTGTTTGCCCTAAGGGGATGGGGCCTTCTGTACGTAGACTCTATGTTCAGGGAAAAGAAATAAATGGTGCAGGAATCAATTCCAGTTTCGCCGTGCACCAG GATGTTGATGGTAGAGCTACTGATGTTGCCTTAGGATGGTCAGTTGCTCTCGGGTCTCCTTTTACATTTGCCACCACATTGGAGCAAGAGTACAAGAGTGACATTTTTGGGGAGCGTG GCATACTCCTGGGCGGTGTTCATGGAATTGTTGAGTGCTTATTCAGAAGGTATACTGAGAGTGGGATGAATGAAGATTTAGCTTACAAGAATACCGTTGAATGTATCACCGGAATTGTATCAAAAACCATTTCAACTAAG GGTATGCTGGCTGTTTACAACTCATTGTCAGAAGAGGGCAAAAAGGACTTTGAAACTGCATACAGTGCTTCATACTATCCTTGTATGGACATCCTATACGAGTGTTATGAAGATGTTGCCAGTGGTAGTGAGATTAGAAGTGTTGTTTTGGCCGGGCGTCGATTCTAC gAAAAGGAGGGTCTACCAGCTTTCCCAATGGGCAAAATTGATCAAACACGGATGTGGATAGTGGGTGAGCGTGTCAGAGCAGTACGGCCCAAAGGCGACTTAGGTCCTTTGTATCCCTTCACTGCTGGGGTGTTTGTAGCACTGATGATGGCTCAA ATTGAGGTCTTGAGAAAGAAGGGACACTCATACTCCGAGATCATTAACGAGAGTTTGATTGAAGCTGTCGATTCGCTGAATCCATTCATGCATGCTAGAGGTGTCTCATTCATGGTCGATAACTGTTCAACCACCGCCAGATTAGGATCAAGAAAGTGGGCACCTCGCTTTGACTACGTCCTTACCCAGCAAGCCTTTGTATCTGTGGATGCAGGCACTCCCATCAACCAGGACCTCATAAGCAACTTCATGTCTGATCCCGTTCACGGGGCTATTAAAGTCTGTGCCGAGTTGAGGCCAACTGTTGACATCTCAGTGCCTGCAGATGCAGATTTTGTTCGCCCAGAGTTGCGCCAGGGCAATTAG